TTTTTAAGTAGTCATTTAGTTCTTTTTCTTTAGCCCATGCAGTTCCATATATTCTCTGTAATGATTCATTCTCACTATTACCTCTCCAATATGAACCGGATAACTTAAGTAACTTAAAGTGTCTCAAATGTCTTGTGTTGGGTACGTGAGGCCCTCTACACATGTCAATATATTCTTCGTGCTTGTATAAATTTATGAGACCTTCTTGAGGAATTTCTTCAATTATACGTAATTTAAAAGTCTCATCTCTTTCTTTAAAAGTTTTAATTGCTTCTTCTTTAGAAACCTGTAAAATCTCAACGTCATAATTTGTTTTTATTAGTTTGTTAATTCTATCTTCAATTTTTATTAAATCTTCAGGAGTAAAGCTGTATTCAGAAAAAATATCGTAATAAAAGCCATCTTCAATTACAGGCCCAATTGCCATTTTAATATTAGGGTAGATTTGTTTAACTGCATGACCAATAAGGTGAGCGAAGGAATGTCTTATTATTTCAATTCCTTCTTTATCTTTTGATGTGATGATTACAACTTTGGAATCTTTATTTATAGGAATAGTTGCATCAAGAAGGATGTCATTTACTTTTCCCGCAATTGTTGCTTTAGCTAATCCCGCGCCTATACTTTGTGCAATTTCTAAAATAGTTACAGATTTTTCGAAAACCTTTTTTGAGCCATCTGGCAAGGTAATTATTGGCATAATTTATTTCTCCATTTCAAAGAATCCCAATTTTGATTTAACTCTTTTTAAAGTTTTATTTGCTAAATCTTCAGCTTTTTCTTTCCCGTCATAAAGGATTTTATTTAATTGATAGGGATCATTTATTAATGATTTATATTTTTCTTGAATAGGTTCAAGTGATTCTATAAGTTGTTCAGTAATTAATTTTTTAAATGTTCCCCATCCAGTTTCGGAGAATTCATTTTCACATTGAGAAATTTCTTTGCCTGATAATATTGAATAAATCATTAAAAGATTTTTAGATTCTGGCCTTTCAGGGTTGTTAAATTCTATTCCAATATAACTGTCACTTTTTGCTCTTTTTATTTTTCTCGTGATTATTTCAGGAGCATCTAATAAGTTAATACGACTACCTTCATTAGGGTCACTTTTGCTCATCTTTTTTGAACCATCAATTAAACTCATTATTTTTGATCCATTCTTCATAATTATTGGCTTGGGGATTTTTAAAATATTTTTATCCTTACTAAATTTGGCATTAATTCTTTGTTGTGCAATATCTCTGGCAAGTTCAAGATGTTGTTTTTGATCTTCCCCCACTGGTACGAAGTCAGCATCATATAGAAGGATGTCTGCAGCCATCAGTATTGGATAGTCAAATAATCCAATAGATACATTATTGCCCTGTTGTATGGATTTTTCTTTAAATTGGATCATTCTTTCCATCCAATTTATTGGGGTCATGCAATTTAATATCCAACATAGTTCTGAATGTGCAGAAATCTGACTTTGGACAAAAATCGAGCATATTTCAGGATCTATCCCACAAGCAACGTACAAAGCAGCGGTAGAAAGAGTATTTTTTGATAATTCTTTGGGATTATATGCTGCAGTTATTGCGTGCAAATCAACTACACAAAGAAATGTTTCATATTGCTCTTGAAGTGTTACCCAATTATTAATTGCCCCAAGCCAATTGCCTATATGTAAATCACCAGTTGGTTGAACTCCTGAAAGAATCCTTTTTTTATTTACCATCCTCTTCTACTTCACTAGATTGGATATCTTCATTTGTTTTGCTTTTAACAGGTCTTGCAAAAGGGTCAGGAGTTTTTTTTGTCTGTTCTTCATAGGGATTTCGTGTTTGTCTATTCGAAGAAGAGTTTTTGTTGTTTTTTGCATATTCTGTTATTGATTCTATGAATTTTTCATCTTTGATCATTTCGCTAAGTGTTCTAACTGAGAAACCAAGAACTGCGACAGTAGATCTCAGTTGAAAGGTTTCTTGTATTGATTTAACCGCTCTCATTTCGTTATCACTTAATCTTATTCTAAATCCACCTCCATCTCTTCTTCCTCCAGATCTATCTCTTATATTAAATCTTTCATTATTAGAACGATTTCTGTAATTTTCTTGTTCAGAATTATTGCTGAAATTTGAATTAGACATCTTAATGTTTCTTGATTTGTTTAAATAGTCTATTAATTTAGCATCTACTTATGCAAAAAGTCTCTTTAAAAGCCTTAAATTTTTATCTATTAATTAACGAGTTATGTAATTTTGCTTTTCTCATTCCAAACTTGCACTAATATATAATAAGAGAAATCTAAGTATTGTGCCTGATATTACTAAAGAGAATCTTTTAAAGGATTTAATAAAGTTTCCTAAGAAAAATATCTTTATAATTTTACTTTTACTAGGCTTTGGAGAATGGATTGCAAGTGATGTAATACATTTAACAGGTGGATCAATAGGATTTTTTATTTTATGCTTTGGAGGATATTTTTTCCTTAAGAATGACCAACCAAAATTTAATGAGCCAAAGGACTTAGATGGCTGGGTAAATCTCTGTAATGAAGATTTAAACTTCTATGAGGAACTTGAGGAGAATAATAATTTAGAAAAACAAAATCTCAAAAGACAACAATCCCTTGACTCGATACTTAATAGATTTGCAAAAGAGAAAATTTGTTTTATTGGGAAGAAAGATTATGACTCAACTCAATCTTTATTTAGAGATTTTTTCAAAGAAGATAAGTTTGATTTTAATTTTATTGAAAAACTACCAAAATATAATTCTTCGGAGATTGTTCCTGATAACGTAATAAATACTGATGCTATTTTATATTTTCTAAGTTTCCCTTTATCTGCCAATGATTTTTTATGGTTAGAAAAGCTTCCTAAGGATATGCCCATTTGGTTAGTAGCCGAGTCTTCAAATGGATTTGAATCTCAAAATGAAATAGATGAATTGAGGGATCAAATTTCAGGAGAATTTATAAATAGAATAATTAGAGTTAATACAAATAAAAATGAATTAACTCATATCCCTTTTTCTTTAAGAAAGTTTTTTCTAAGTTCAAGTAAAAATATAGAAAATACAAAGAAAAGGCTTTTGAAGCAATTGCATACTAAATGGCAGTCTGAGATTGAGGGAATAAGAAGAACACAATTGAAAGTTTTACAGAGGAAGAATCAAATTCTTGTTGCCACAACTGTTTTCTTGTCACCACTTCCTTCAATAGATGTGTTGTCTATGACAGTGTTAAATTCTCTAATGATTAAAGAGATAAAATCAATATGGGGATGTAACTGGTCTCCAGAAATCTTGGATAAAGTATCAAAACAAATAATAAAGACTGCAATAGCTCAGGGAGTAATTGAATGGAGTGGTCAGACTTTAATTGGATTAACAAAATTGCATGGGCCAAACTGGTTGTTGTCAGGAACTTATCAGGCAATAAGTGCAGCATATTTAACAAGAGTCGTATCTAGTTCCTTAGCGGATTTTATGGCTATAACAAAAGGGGTATCAGAGCCTGACTTGGAATTTATAAAAGAAAACTCTGAAAAAATTGTTGAAAAAGCTTTCGAAAAAGAGAAAATAAATTGGCAATCTTTAATATCTGATTTAAAAAATCCTTTAATTAGGCTCAGATATAGTTCATAATCTTTGGAAGTATTAAAATAATGTCTAAAAAGTTTTTGCTTTTAATTTTTGGATGTTTATTTTGCTTCTTTTCAATTACTGGATGTAAGAGAATTTCAACTAAAAATGAAACTAAAAAAGAGTTGATTTTAGCAAGCTTTACTGTTTTGGCAGATATAATTCAAAACATTGCTAACAATGATGACTTCGAAGTTAAATCAATCACTAAACCAGGAATAGAAGTTCATGGTTATAAACCAACTCCAAGCGACCTAATAAATGCCTCTGAAGCATTTGTTTTTATTGATAATGGATTTGGATTTGAAATATGGTCAGAAAAATTTGTTTCTAATTTGAAAATCCAAAGAAAAACTATTGCAGATGATTTACAACCCATATTTATAACCGAAGACTCTTACAAAGGGAAACCAAATCCCCATGCTTGGATTTCACCAAAAAGAGGAATCCTTTATGTAGATATTATTGTAAAATCTTTATCAGAATTGAGACCCTCCCAAAAGGGATTATTTGAAAAAAATGGAGAAACTTATAAACAAAAACTCTCTAAAATTGATCAAGATTTCTCACTTTTTATTAATAACTTAGAAAAAGATAAAAGGTATCTAGTAAGTTGTGAAGGAGCATTTTCTTATCTCGCTAATGATTATGGGTTAAATGAAGTTTACTTATGGCCAGTTAATGCCGAGAGTCAAATTACTCCAAAAAGGATGGCTAGGACAATATCCTTAGTCAAGAAGAAAAATGTCCCAGCTGTATTTTGTGAAAGTACTGTAAGTAATGAATCTCAAATGGTTGTTGTAAATGAAACTGGAACTAAATTTGGAGGAAATCTTTATGTTGATTCGTTGTCAAGTGATAATGGCCCAGCTAATTCTTACTTGGAAATGCTGAAACATAATTTGGAAATTATTAAAAGAGGTCTTGAATAAAATATGGAAAAACCTAATTATCAAAACTATAGGATTGATGCAGAAAATATATGTGTAGACTACAATGGAAAAGTTGCATTATATGATGCCAACTTAAGATTAAAGCCTGGCCAAATTTGTGGATTGGTAGGAATGAATGGTGCAGGGAAAACAACCTTTTTCAATGCATTGACTGGTTTTGTTAACATTTCTAAGGGAAAAATAAGAATAAACGGAGAGTCTTTGAGGTCTGCTCAGAAAGATCAGACAATAGCTTATGTTCCTCAAAGTGAAGGAATTGATAGTCAATTCCCTGTAAATGTTTGGGATGTTGTAATGATGGGAAGATATGGTTCGATGAATGTTCTCAGGTGTCCAAGAGAGTCTGATGTTCAGGCTGTTAAAGATGCTATTGAAAGGGTTGACCTGACTGCTTTTTTATCTACACCAATTGGGAATTTGTCTGGAGGTCAAAGGAAAAGAACTTTTTTAGCCAGAGCAATTGCACAAAGAGCTTCAATATTATTGCTAGATGAACCCTTTACGGGTGTTGATATAAGAACTGAGAAACTAATTTCAGAATTATTTATTCAGTTTAAAAATGAGGGTAAAACAATTTTATTATCTACTCATGATATGATTCATGTTCGCGAATTTTGTGATTTGGTACTTTTAATAAACAAAACAGTTGTTGCATATGGTGAGACGTCTGAGGTGTTTACACCTGAAAATATAACAAGTACCTTTGGTGGAATCTCACTTGACGTTTTGTTTGGGCCTGAGTCATAAAAAAAATATTTATGGAGCCCAGTTTATTCTCTAGTATAAATAATTTCGTAACTGATCCTTTAACTCATGAGTTTATGAGAAAAGCTCTATTTATGAGCTCTTTAGTGGCCGCTGTTTGTGGCTTTTTATCTAGTTATTTAACTCTCAAAGGTTGGGCTTTAATGGGGGATGCGGTATCTCACTCTGTAATGCCTGGAGTTGTCGTGGCTTATGCTTTAGGACTCCCATTCTCATTAGGTGCATTTATATTCGGCGTAGGTTCTGTAGCACTTATAGGATTTGTTAAACAAAAATCGAGAGTTAAGGAAGATACAGTTATTGGATTAGTCTTTACAGGCTTTTTTGCCCTTGGAATAGTTTTGGTTTCTAAGATTAAAAGTAATATTGATCTCCACTCTATTCTTTTTGGAAGTCCATTAGGCATATCACTTTCTGATGTGAAGCAAACGGTATTGATTTCTTTGTTGGTAGTAATACTTTTATCCGTTTTCAGGAAAGATTTAATGCTTTACTGTTTTGATCCTAGACATGCAAAAACTGTTGGAATTAATGTCCTTTTCCTACATTATTTGCTTCTAACATGCTTATCTTTGGCTGCCGTGGTTGGGTTACAGACGGTTGGAATAATATTGGTAGTAGCAATGTTGATTACTCCAGGGGCTACTGCATACTTACTTACTGATCAATTTGATAATATGACTATTATTTCAGTATTAAGCGCCATTATCTCAAGTGTAATAGGTATCTATTGTAGTTTTTGGTTCGATCTTGAAACCGGAGGTTCTATAGTATTAGCCCAAACTTTGATATTTTTATTTGCTTTTTTATTCGCTCCAAGATATGGAATATTTAAGTTTAAAAAATTCTTTTCTAATTACAAATAATCATGGTTAAAGAAAGTAGAAATAAAAATTGGTATTGGTGGCCTTTATTTCCTTTATATCCCTATGGGCAAAAGAAAACGTTTTTAAAAGAATTAATTCCTGATCAAATATGGTCTTTGGAACAAATACAGGGTCTTTATTATGTTGCGGTTCCAATAAGAATGACGGTAATAAAGGTTGATAATGGTTTAATGCTATTAAATCCCTTACCTCCGACGAAAGAATTAATAGATGAGTTAGAAACATTAATTGCGATTCACGGTAAAGTAAAAACAATAGTTCTTCCAAGTGCTTCTGGACTAGAACATAAGATAGGACTTCCTGCTCTTTCAAGAATTTTTAAAGATGCAGACATTTGGCTGTGTCCTGGAAATTGGAGTTTTCCTATAAACCTTCCACTAGATTTTTTAGGAATTCCATCAAAAAGAACCAGAATACTTTTTGAGGAAGGTACTCCATATAAAGATGCCTTTAAATGGTCTTCATTGGGACCTCTGAATTTAGGCCTTGGAAGATATCAGGAGATAAGCTGTTTTCATTATTCAACGAAAACTCTTCATGTAACGGATGCAATAGTTGGGATAGACTCCACTCCTCCTGAGATATTTGATTTTGATCCAACTCCACTGCTTTTTCACTCAAGAGAGAGAGGAGATGAACCTTTGATTGACTCCATTGAACAAAGAAAAAAAGGGTGGAAAAGATTAGTCTTATTTTCATCTTTTTTGAAACCAGGGAAATTAAACATTCCCCCTCTAAAAGAAATTTTTCGGAATTCATTCAAAAAAGATCTCCGAAATTGGAGATCACATTTTGGTATTTATCCTTTTTTATGGGATGAAGATTGGGAAGCATCTCTTGTTGAAATTATGGGGAACGATATTCCAAAGATTCAAATAGCACCAGTATTACAAAAATTAATTTTTCCGCGTTCAAAAGAGGTTTTAATTAAGTGGTTAGAAAACATCAAGACTTTTAAAGATATGGAATATTTAATTCCAGCCCATTACACTGCACCCATAAAATTTACAATAGAGGATTGTCAAGAATTAATTAATGAAATTAATTCCCAAAAATGGGACAAATTACCAGAGGATAATAAGTTTCTGATGAGTTTATATAAAAAGTTGTTTGAAATAGGAATAATTCCTCAAGAAGTTAATCTTTAAAATTAATTATTCGTCAATAGACATGTTCTCATCATTTTTAAGAGTTTGTTCCAGCTCTTTTCGTTGCTCCATTTGTCTTAAGAAATATCCAGTCATCATTGCCGAAGATAATAAATTAGCAATGTTTTCTTTTGAAGATGTTATTTTTACATCAAATTGATCAGAAGGGAGCATTCCAAGAAGACCTTGAACATTATGCCTAATAATTTCTTGAATATCTTCACTAGCTGATTTTGCTACTCTTTGCAAAACTTCCGGCGACTGTTTTTGTAAATATTGGATTAAATCATTATCATCATTTGGATCATTATTTTCAGTAGCAAGAAATTCTGGATTAAACATTTCTACAACTTCAAGATATAAAAACCCTACAACATTACGTACCCATTAATCTAAATTATTAAGGACAGGGAACCGAATAGGTCCCATTTTATT
This window of the Prochlorococcus sp. MIT 1314 genome carries:
- a CDS encoding metal ABC transporter permease — protein: MEPSLFSSINNFVTDPLTHEFMRKALFMSSLVAAVCGFLSSYLTLKGWALMGDAVSHSVMPGVVVAYALGLPFSLGAFIFGVGSVALIGFVKQKSRVKEDTVIGLVFTGFFALGIVLVSKIKSNIDLHSILFGSPLGISLSDVKQTVLISLLVVILLSVFRKDLMLYCFDPRHAKTVGINVLFLHYLLLTCLSLAAVVGLQTVGIILVVAMLITPGATAYLLTDQFDNMTIISVLSAIISSVIGIYCSFWFDLETGGSIVLAQTLIFLFAFLFAPRYGIFKFKKFFSNYK
- a CDS encoding DUF4336 domain-containing protein, whose product is MVKESRNKNWYWWPLFPLYPYGQKKTFLKELIPDQIWSLEQIQGLYYVAVPIRMTVIKVDNGLMLLNPLPPTKELIDELETLIAIHGKVKTIVLPSASGLEHKIGLPALSRIFKDADIWLCPGNWSFPINLPLDFLGIPSKRTRILFEEGTPYKDAFKWSSLGPLNLGLGRYQEISCFHYSTKTLHVTDAIVGIDSTPPEIFDFDPTPLLFHSRERGDEPLIDSIEQRKKGWKRLVLFSSFLKPGKLNIPPLKEIFRNSFKKDLRNWRSHFGIYPFLWDEDWEASLVEIMGNDIPKIQIAPVLQKLIFPRSKEVLIKWLENIKTFKDMEYLIPAHYTAPIKFTIEDCQELINEINSQKWDKLPEDNKFLMSLYKKLFEIGIIPQEVNL
- a CDS encoding metal ABC transporter substrate-binding protein, whose translation is MSKKFLLLIFGCLFCFFSITGCKRISTKNETKKELILASFTVLADIIQNIANNDDFEVKSITKPGIEVHGYKPTPSDLINASEAFVFIDNGFGFEIWSEKFVSNLKIQRKTIADDLQPIFITEDSYKGKPNPHAWISPKRGILYVDIIVKSLSELRPSQKGLFEKNGETYKQKLSKIDQDFSLFINNLEKDKRYLVSCEGAFSYLANDYGLNEVYLWPVNAESQITPKRMARTISLVKKKNVPAVFCESTVSNESQMVVVNETGTKFGGNLYVDSLSSDNGPANSYLEMLKHNLEIIKRGLE
- a CDS encoding metal ABC transporter ATP-binding protein: MEKPNYQNYRIDAENICVDYNGKVALYDANLRLKPGQICGLVGMNGAGKTTFFNALTGFVNISKGKIRINGESLRSAQKDQTIAYVPQSEGIDSQFPVNVWDVVMMGRYGSMNVLRCPRESDVQAVKDAIERVDLTAFLSTPIGNLSGGQRKRTFLARAIAQRASILLLDEPFTGVDIRTEKLISELFIQFKNEGKTILLSTHDMIHVREFCDLVLLINKTVVAYGETSEVFTPENITSTFGGISLDVLFGPES
- the trpS gene encoding tryptophan--tRNA ligase gives rise to the protein MVNKKRILSGVQPTGDLHIGNWLGAINNWVTLQEQYETFLCVVDLHAITAAYNPKELSKNTLSTAALYVACGIDPEICSIFVQSQISAHSELCWILNCMTPINWMERMIQFKEKSIQQGNNVSIGLFDYPILMAADILLYDADFVPVGEDQKQHLELARDIAQQRINAKFSKDKNILKIPKPIIMKNGSKIMSLIDGSKKMSKSDPNEGSRINLLDAPEIITRKIKRAKSDSYIGIEFNNPERPESKNLLMIYSILSGKEISQCENEFSETGWGTFKKLITEQLIESLEPIQEKYKSLINDPYQLNKILYDGKEKAEDLANKTLKRVKSKLGFFEMEK
- a CDS encoding DUF760 domain-containing protein, whose protein sequence is MFNPEFLATENNDPNDDNDLIQYLQKQSPEVLQRVAKSASEDIQEIIRHNVQGLLGMLPSDQFDVKITSSKENIANLLSSAMMTGYFLRQMEQRKELEQTLKNDENMSIDE
- a CDS encoding YcjF family protein, yielding MPDITKENLLKDLIKFPKKNIFIILLLLGFGEWIASDVIHLTGGSIGFFILCFGGYFFLKNDQPKFNEPKDLDGWVNLCNEDLNFYEELEENNNLEKQNLKRQQSLDSILNRFAKEKICFIGKKDYDSTQSLFRDFFKEDKFDFNFIEKLPKYNSSEIVPDNVINTDAILYFLSFPLSANDFLWLEKLPKDMPIWLVAESSNGFESQNEIDELRDQISGEFINRIIRVNTNKNELTHIPFSLRKFFLSSSKNIENTKKRLLKQLHTKWQSEIEGIRRTQLKVLQRKNQILVATTVFLSPLPSIDVLSMTVLNSLMIKEIKSIWGCNWSPEILDKVSKQIIKTAIAQGVIEWSGQTLIGLTKLHGPNWLLSGTYQAISAAYLTRVVSSSLADFMAITKGVSEPDLEFIKENSEKIVEKAFEKEKINWQSLISDLKNPLIRLRYSS